The following coding sequences lie in one Miscanthus floridulus cultivar M001 chromosome 9, ASM1932011v1, whole genome shotgun sequence genomic window:
- the LOC136480564 gene encoding uncharacterized protein: MVVSLSFSPPLFSLPLLLCSLHGRQGRTGPAGGARGRPRTRWPRGWATGRRGRGHAGAGRGRAGRGGGPPVGVAGGMRGWPGTCWPRGGPPAGVAGRVWGRPGTAEAGDDVAPTTTALDGPGYCSGGAGMVRGGLRWRGDGAGAGERLRRRGGPAAARGRDAGRAAERKG; encoded by the coding sequence ATGGTCGTCAGCCTCTCCTtctcccctcctctcttctcccttcctcttctcctATGCTCTCTGCACGGCCGGCAGGGGCGCACGGGGCCAGCCGGGGGCGCGCGGGGCCGGCCAAGGACGCGCTGGCCGCGGGGGTGGGCCACCGGCAGGCGTGGCCGGGGGCACGCGGGGGCCGGCCGGGGACGCGCTGGCCGTGGGGGTGGGCCACCGGTGGGCGTGGCCGGGGGCATGCGGGGCTGGCCGGGGACGTGCTGGCCACGGGGTGGGCCACCAGCGGGCGTGGCCGGGCGCGTGTGGGGCCGGCCGGGGACGGCCGAGGCGGGGGACGACGTGgccccgacgacgacggcgctcgaCGGGCCGGGCTACTGCTCTGGCGGCGCGGGGATGGTGCGGGGCGGGCTACGGTGGCGCGGTgacggggcgggggcgggggagaggCTACGGCGGCGCGGGGGACCGGCGGCGGCGAGAGGAAGGGATGCGGGGCGCGCGGCCGAGAGGAAAGGCTGA